From Microbaculum marinisediminis, one genomic window encodes:
- a CDS encoding heme ABC transporter ATP-binding protein: protein MLEADSVTVRLAGREVLKGASLRLSPAEFTVIIGPNGAGKTTLLRTLIGDLEPSSGEVRFHGTPIARWDGRNLARRRAVLSQSQHLAFPFTVHEVVALGLRAGANASRAAKATISDMLRQVDLVGYEARYYQRLSGGEQQRVQLARVLCQLGPAVEWSSAERAGEGEVANWLFLDEPTASLDIRHQFRILDIAREHVRAGGGGLAILHDLNLAADYADRIIVVAEGRIVADGPVSAVLTDALVESVFQVSARRVLRDPRWEGKHAAARPASLSCAGAGQ, encoded by the coding sequence ATGCTGGAAGCCGATTCGGTAACGGTTCGCCTCGCGGGGCGGGAGGTGCTGAAGGGAGCAAGCCTGCGTCTGTCGCCGGCGGAGTTCACCGTCATCATCGGTCCGAACGGCGCCGGCAAGACGACGCTGTTGCGCACGCTGATCGGCGATCTCGAGCCCTCATCGGGCGAGGTCCGTTTCCACGGCACGCCGATCGCGCGTTGGGACGGACGCAATCTGGCCCGGCGGCGCGCGGTCCTCTCGCAGTCCCAGCATCTGGCGTTCCCGTTCACGGTGCACGAGGTGGTGGCGCTCGGTTTGCGGGCCGGCGCGAACGCAAGCCGGGCAGCGAAAGCGACGATCAGCGACATGCTGCGGCAGGTCGATCTCGTCGGCTACGAGGCGCGGTACTATCAGCGGCTGTCCGGCGGCGAACAGCAGCGCGTTCAGCTTGCCCGCGTGCTCTGCCAGCTCGGGCCGGCGGTGGAGTGGTCATCAGCGGAGCGGGCTGGAGAAGGCGAGGTCGCCAACTGGCTGTTCCTCGACGAGCCGACGGCGAGCCTCGACATCCGTCACCAGTTCCGGATCCTCGACATCGCGCGCGAGCATGTCCGCGCCGGTGGCGGCGGGCTGGCGATACTGCACGATCTCAACCTGGCCGCGGATTACGCGGACCGGATCATCGTCGTCGCCGAAGGACGCATTGTCGCCGACGGACCGGTAAGTGCGGTGCTCACGGACGCGCTTGTCGAAAGCGTTTTCCAGGTCAGCGCCAGGCGCGTACTTCGCGACCCGCGATGGGAAGGCAAACACGCGGCCGCGCGCCC
- a CDS encoding FecCD family ABC transporter permease encodes MSLAISLRRSPGDRSGHAVLLGGVLACLVVVTGFLSLAVGPSGFTPAGAARALFDIGERAGDTMIVLDIRLPRTLLGLVVGAALAVSGAVMQGLFRNPLADPGLVGVTAGSALAAVTVIVLGAGTLGAVLGGLAFCMLPLAAFIGGLITTTLLYAIATRQGRTSVATMLLAGIAIGALAGAATGMLIFVSDDRQLRDFTFWTLGSLTGATWEKVGVATMFLILVLAVLPGLAAGLDAMLLGEGEARHLGTPVQSVKRLAIFAVAAAVGASVAVAGPIGFIGIVVPHLLRLVIGPRHAGLLPTCALLGAVLLVGADMIARTVVAPAELPIGIVTAILGAPFFLWLLLRQRSIVDL; translated from the coding sequence ATGAGCCTGGCCATCTCGCTGCGGCGCTCCCCGGGAGACCGCTCCGGCCATGCCGTTCTGCTGGGCGGCGTGCTGGCTTGTCTCGTCGTCGTCACCGGGTTCCTTTCGCTTGCCGTCGGCCCGAGCGGGTTCACCCCAGCCGGCGCGGCCAGGGCGCTCTTCGACATCGGCGAGCGCGCCGGCGACACGATGATCGTTCTCGACATCCGGCTGCCGCGGACGCTACTCGGCCTCGTCGTCGGCGCCGCGCTCGCGGTCTCCGGTGCCGTCATGCAGGGGCTGTTCCGCAATCCCCTGGCCGATCCGGGGCTCGTCGGCGTGACCGCCGGGTCCGCGCTCGCCGCGGTGACGGTGATCGTGCTGGGTGCCGGGACGCTCGGCGCGGTTCTCGGCGGATTGGCCTTCTGTATGCTGCCGCTCGCCGCCTTCATCGGCGGGCTGATCACCACGACCCTGCTCTACGCCATCGCGACGCGGCAGGGGCGCACGTCGGTCGCCACCATGCTGCTCGCCGGAATCGCCATAGGCGCGCTCGCCGGGGCGGCGACGGGCATGCTGATTTTCGTTTCCGACGACCGGCAGCTTCGCGACTTCACCTTCTGGACGCTCGGCAGCCTGACCGGTGCGACGTGGGAGAAGGTCGGGGTCGCCACGATGTTCCTGATTCTTGTGCTGGCCGTCTTGCCGGGACTGGCCGCTGGGCTCGACGCCATGCTGCTCGGGGAAGGGGAGGCGCGCCATCTCGGCACGCCGGTCCAGTCGGTCAAGAGGCTGGCGATCTTCGCGGTCGCCGCGGCCGTCGGCGCCTCGGTCGCCGTGGCCGGACCCATTGGCTTCATCGGCATCGTCGTGCCTCATCTGCTGCGCCTGGTCATCGGCCCGCGTCACGCGGGGCTGCTGCCGACCTGCGCGTTACTCGGTGCGGTCCTGCTGGTGGGGGCGGACATGATCGCACGCACGGTGGTGGCGCCGGCGGAACTGCCGATCGGCATCGTCACGGCGATCCTCGGTGCGCCGTTCTTCCTTTGGCTGCTGCTCCGGCAGCGCTCGATCGTGGATCTCTGA
- a CDS encoding heme/hemin ABC transporter substrate-binding protein → MPGALALFIAAGPAQSQTAHSEIAHSNPVEITDASGRPVVVEDRGRVVSVGGAVTEILYALGLDDRIVAIDTTSLYPPRALAEKPDVGYMRALSPEGLLSTEPSLILAEDGAGPPEAIALLETASVPFVLVPSRADAGGVADKIRFVSKAMGAEEAGEALAGAVAADLAVVREAVGRIESPAKVLFILSLANGRVMAAGEGTSAAAMIELAGAENALSGFSGFKPVNDEAVLEAAPEVIVMMARGDHAASLEEVRSHPALSHTPAAQDGRIVAMDGLYLLGFGPRVAHAVRDLAAAIHPGHDLPELPARAWATAQ, encoded by the coding sequence ATGCCAGGCGCTCTGGCCCTATTCATCGCCGCCGGACCGGCCCAGTCCCAAACTGCCCATTCCGAAATCGCCCACTCGAACCCGGTGGAGATAACCGATGCCTCGGGACGCCCGGTGGTCGTCGAAGATCGCGGTCGAGTCGTCTCGGTCGGCGGGGCGGTCACGGAGATCCTCTACGCGCTCGGCCTTGATGACCGAATCGTGGCGATCGACACGACGAGCCTCTATCCGCCGCGCGCGCTCGCCGAGAAGCCCGATGTCGGCTACATGCGGGCGCTGTCGCCGGAAGGCCTGCTGTCGACGGAGCCGAGCCTGATCCTCGCCGAGGACGGCGCCGGACCGCCCGAGGCGATCGCGCTCCTGGAAACCGCGTCCGTTCCGTTCGTGCTGGTGCCGAGCCGGGCCGACGCCGGTGGCGTCGCCGACAAGATCCGATTCGTTTCGAAGGCGATGGGCGCGGAGGAGGCCGGTGAGGCGCTGGCAGGCGCGGTGGCGGCCGATCTCGCCGTCGTTCGGGAGGCCGTTGGCCGGATCGAAAGCCCCGCGAAAGTCCTGTTCATTCTGTCGCTCGCCAATGGCCGCGTGATGGCGGCAGGCGAGGGCACGTCGGCCGCCGCCATGATCGAACTGGCCGGGGCGGAAAACGCATTGTCGGGCTTCTCCGGCTTCAAGCCGGTCAACGACGAAGCGGTGCTGGAAGCCGCGCCCGAGGTCATCGTCATGATGGCCCGGGGTGATCACGCGGCGAGCCTCGAAGAGGTCCGGTCGCATCCGGCGCTGTCGCATACGCCGGCGGCGCAGGACGGCCGGATCGTCGCGATGGACGGGCTTTACCTGCTCGGCTTCGGTCCGCGTGTCGCCCATGCGGTCCGCGATCTCGCTGCGGCGATCCATCCTGGGCACGACCTGCCCGAATTGCCTGCGCGCGCATGGGCGACGGCGCAATGA
- a CDS encoding TonB-dependent hemoglobin/transferrin/lactoferrin family receptor, which yields MTLHRNRFRTFRSTLLLSTALAVAAGAAGAQEADVTNVHLDEITIVPSKTEEEAVDSLASVSVVNQSELQILQPTTTQDIFFGMPNVTVGVSQDASHAGSSFNIRGLQDFGRVQVILDGARNNFQRNDHGATSTVWIEPEMINAVTVVRGPVSNTYGSGAIGGVIVFETKSASDFLKPDETIAGSIKGRYETNGDGRTTAATGAARIGEAFDVIGNVVYRAADDYEDGNGMTVPYSRYDVLGGLAKARFRPADGHEITLGWVGNHDNWYESGTVQDVTLDENTFTGKYTFSTPDNPWIDLTVSGFHVDADQSQTSQDPAFRYNPATGLPVFVPAGATREFTLQTTGFDGWNTSRFDTGPLRHAVTYGGDWFRDTAETIDPLSGAQVYNPSGKRTAYGAYIQDQIEYSNWLEVIGALRWDGYELTGSGVDNSDARVSPRLTIGVKPFEESFLHDVQIYGTYAEGYRSPSIIETLMTGLHPSGVAFPFLPNPNLVPETAKTWEIGINVKRDDVLAPGDGFRMKAAWFHNDVDDYIGLTYLSPFDPTAGCAFVPLPWSIPICAQYQNFDRVEIQGFELEAVYDTGWMFASLQGSAITGRDFSTSPASPLLSVPPDQVTGRLGFRMLDEKLTFGGELQMVRPYRVGNYATNPVLQSSIIDGYELVNLFASYAPNDNLRFDVRLENVFDVAYGNYLNVAAGSPILEQGFNAKFAATLRFGVDGEELPDEPAAYKP from the coding sequence ATGACGCTGCACCGCAACCGTTTCCGCACTTTCCGTTCCACCTTGCTTCTGTCGACGGCGCTTGCCGTCGCCGCCGGCGCGGCCGGCGCACAGGAAGCCGACGTCACTAACGTCCACCTCGACGAGATCACCATCGTTCCCTCCAAGACGGAGGAAGAAGCGGTCGATTCGCTGGCGTCGGTGAGCGTCGTCAATCAGTCGGAGCTGCAGATCCTGCAGCCGACCACAACCCAGGACATCTTCTTCGGGATGCCGAACGTCACCGTCGGCGTGTCGCAGGATGCAAGCCACGCCGGCTCGAGCTTCAACATCCGCGGCCTGCAGGATTTCGGCCGCGTACAGGTGATCCTCGATGGCGCCCGCAACAATTTCCAGCGCAACGACCACGGCGCGACCTCCACGGTCTGGATCGAGCCGGAGATGATCAACGCCGTGACCGTGGTGCGCGGACCCGTCTCGAACACCTACGGCTCCGGCGCCATCGGCGGCGTCATCGTCTTCGAGACCAAGTCGGCATCCGACTTCCTGAAGCCCGACGAGACGATCGCCGGTTCGATCAAGGGCCGCTACGAGACCAATGGCGACGGCAGGACGACCGCGGCAACCGGGGCGGCGCGCATCGGCGAGGCCTTCGACGTGATCGGCAATGTCGTCTACCGCGCGGCCGACGACTACGAGGACGGCAACGGCATGACCGTCCCCTATTCGCGCTACGACGTGCTGGGCGGTCTGGCCAAGGCCCGGTTCCGCCCCGCCGACGGCCACGAGATCACGCTGGGCTGGGTCGGCAACCACGACAACTGGTACGAATCCGGCACCGTTCAGGACGTCACGCTGGACGAGAATACCTTTACCGGCAAGTACACCTTCTCCACGCCCGACAATCCCTGGATCGACCTCACCGTCAGCGGATTCCACGTCGACGCGGATCAGTCGCAGACCTCGCAGGATCCCGCGTTCCGCTACAATCCGGCAACGGGCCTGCCGGTGTTCGTGCCCGCCGGCGCAACCCGCGAGTTCACCCTGCAGACGACCGGTTTCGACGGCTGGAACACGTCGCGCTTCGACACCGGGCCGCTACGTCACGCGGTGACCTACGGCGGCGACTGGTTCCGCGACACCGCGGAGACAATCGATCCGCTGAGCGGCGCGCAGGTCTACAATCCATCCGGCAAGCGCACCGCATACGGCGCCTACATCCAGGATCAGATCGAGTACTCGAACTGGCTGGAGGTGATCGGCGCCCTGCGCTGGGACGGCTATGAGCTCACCGGCAGCGGCGTCGACAATTCCGACGCCCGCGTTTCGCCGCGCCTCACCATCGGCGTGAAGCCGTTCGAGGAATCCTTCCTGCACGACGTCCAGATCTACGGCACCTACGCGGAGGGCTACCGCTCGCCGAGCATCATCGAGACGCTGATGACCGGCCTGCATCCCTCCGGCGTCGCATTCCCGTTCCTGCCCAATCCGAACCTGGTCCCGGAAACGGCGAAGACCTGGGAAATCGGCATCAACGTCAAGCGCGACGACGTGCTGGCGCCCGGTGACGGCTTCCGGATGAAGGCGGCATGGTTCCACAACGACGTCGACGACTATATCGGCCTCACCTACCTGTCGCCCTTCGATCCGACGGCCGGCTGCGCCTTCGTGCCGCTTCCCTGGTCGATCCCGATCTGCGCGCAATACCAGAACTTCGACCGGGTCGAGATCCAGGGCTTCGAACTGGAGGCGGTCTACGATACCGGCTGGATGTTCGCGAGCCTCCAGGGCTCGGCGATCACCGGGCGGGACTTTTCGACCTCGCCCGCCTCGCCGCTCCTGTCGGTGCCGCCCGACCAGGTCACCGGCCGCCTCGGCTTCCGCATGCTCGACGAAAAGCTGACCTTCGGGGGCGAGCTGCAGATGGTGCGACCCTATCGGGTCGGGAACTACGCGACCAACCCGGTGCTGCAGAGCTCGATCATCGACGGCTACGAGCTGGTGAACCTGTTCGCCTCCTACGCGCCGAACGACAACCTGCGCTTCGACGTCCGATTGGAGAACGTCTTCGACGTCGCCTACGGGAATTACCTCAACGTCGCCGCCGGATCGCCCATTCTCGAGCAGGGCTTCAACGCCAAGTTCGCCGCGACCCTGCGCTTCGGCGTGGACGGTGAGGAGCTGCCGGACGAGCCGGCCGCCTACAAGCCGTAA
- a CDS encoding MotA/TolQ/ExbB proton channel family protein yields MDETTAPSAPLPGPGLADDGVGGAILSGLHQILDLGGPIVALLLVLSVIALTIALVKAWQFVRLRPARIHLIAAVERWRRGETRLAAEQAALWSGPLAAVVNSAMTGLLSGASEDHVREDVEQTADEAVGELRAYLRGLEAIAQAAPLLGLLGTVIGMIDAFRVLESSGGDVDPAGLAGGIWVALLTTAVGLAVAIPAALLLHWFDGRVDGERRTIERLATLVLTNPPLADEAADPATAAPATVALHPTAGRGHAH; encoded by the coding sequence ATGGACGAGACAACCGCACCTTCCGCGCCATTGCCCGGGCCCGGCCTCGCCGACGACGGCGTCGGCGGCGCAATCCTCTCGGGCCTGCATCAGATCCTGGACCTGGGAGGTCCGATCGTCGCGCTGTTGCTGGTCCTGTCCGTGATCGCCCTGACGATCGCGCTGGTGAAGGCCTGGCAATTCGTGCGTCTGCGGCCCGCGCGGATCCACCTGATCGCCGCCGTCGAGCGCTGGCGTCGCGGCGAGACCCGGCTGGCTGCCGAACAGGCCGCCCTCTGGAGCGGTCCCCTCGCCGCCGTCGTCAATAGCGCCATGACCGGACTTCTCTCCGGCGCGAGCGAGGATCACGTCCGCGAAGACGTCGAGCAGACCGCCGACGAGGCCGTCGGCGAGCTGCGCGCCTATCTGCGCGGGCTCGAGGCGATTGCCCAGGCCGCGCCGCTGCTCGGGCTCCTGGGCACCGTCATCGGCATGATCGACGCCTTCCGAGTGCTGGAATCGAGCGGCGGCGATGTCGACCCGGCCGGGCTGGCCGGCGGTATCTGGGTCGCACTTCTGACGACGGCCGTCGGCCTCGCCGTAGCGATTCCCGCGGCACTCCTGTTGCACTGGTTCGACGGGCGCGTGGACGGCGAACGGCGGACGATCGAGCGACTTGCGACCTTGGTCCTGACCAACCCGCCGCTGGCCGACGAGGCGGCGGATCCGGCGACAGCGGCTCCGGCGACGGTCGCGTTGCATCCGACAGCGGGCCGCGGCCATGCGCACTAG
- a CDS encoding ExbD/TolR family protein — protein sequence MRTRSLPSIRRTTSLTALVDVVFLLLLFFMLASSFSRFSEIDVTLGGSGAPDMPVAELANVLLTVDADRRFAVNGFAVAADTLAETLRDLGSAETQRILLRPTTRATAQDIITALETARGARAGDVVLVH from the coding sequence ATGCGCACTAGGTCCCTGCCCTCCATACGGCGAACGACCAGTCTGACGGCACTGGTCGACGTCGTCTTCCTTCTGCTCCTGTTCTTCATGCTGGCGTCGAGTTTCTCGCGCTTCTCCGAGATCGACGTGACCCTCGGCGGCAGCGGTGCCCCCGATATGCCGGTCGCGGAGCTGGCCAATGTCCTGCTCACGGTCGATGCGGATCGCCGTTTTGCCGTAAACGGTTTCGCCGTCGCCGCGGATACGCTTGCCGAGACCTTGCGCGACCTCGGCTCGGCCGAGACCCAGCGGATCCTGCTCAGGCCGACGACCCGGGCGACGGCGCAGGATATCATCACGGCGCTGGAAACCGCGCGCGGCGCGCGCGCCGGCGACGTCGTTCTGGTGCACTGA
- a CDS encoding ExbD/TolR family protein, translated as MRLSPPPKRRSDDGIVPLINIVFLLLIFFLIAGTIAPKPEIDVAYPESERSPGANAPADAVYVSADRRISYRGLPVDLGGLAAMVGATNPASQDAPLAVVVDQALPAKELSPVLGTLAAAGVVRIRLITRRGGGS; from the coding sequence ATGCGACTCTCCCCTCCCCCCAAACGCCGGTCCGACGACGGCATCGTGCCGCTCATCAACATCGTCTTCCTGCTGCTCATCTTCTTCCTGATCGCCGGCACCATCGCGCCGAAACCGGAGATAGACGTCGCCTATCCGGAGTCGGAGAGAAGCCCGGGCGCCAACGCGCCGGCGGACGCGGTCTACGTGTCGGCGGACCGTCGGATTTCCTATCGTGGCTTGCCGGTGGATCTCGGCGGGCTGGCGGCGATGGTCGGGGCGACCAATCCCGCATCACAGGATGCGCCGCTCGCCGTGGTCGTCGATCAAGCGCTGCCCGCGAAAGAGCTGTCTCCCGTGCTCGGCACCCTCGCCGCCGCCGGCGTCGTCAGGATCCGGCTGATCACCAGGCGCGGGGGCGGGTCGTGA
- a CDS encoding energy transducer TonB family protein: MHGIALGLAGYPSKVAMEGAAGRPGTVWGLPVETIADVVDLAAEPTETGEPQATDTPEKPETLETAETPETSKPAGTSDVAEAVAADTPDALQPPVGPETEPLAKPTDDAAQGLDTPAPSSWDGGEAIAALETESAESAEPAATSGVSDPSVPEPQISAPRVAALAPVDEAEPVTATDITTPVPRVRPADVPRVAAPPIKPEPAKKTAPQPKAAVKPSPSQSAARTPPAAAPAGEQVGGAGRQPSDGGRHLVSSYAGRVASHLQRHKRYPKEAATRRLSGTATITFTIAANGQVRAARLSRSSGTSAFDREVVAMVGRAAPFPPIPQALGRSTMTFTVPIRFKPR, translated from the coding sequence TTGCACGGCATCGCGCTGGGCCTCGCCGGATACCCGTCCAAGGTGGCGATGGAAGGGGCGGCAGGCCGGCCCGGAACGGTGTGGGGTTTGCCGGTCGAGACGATCGCGGATGTCGTCGATCTCGCCGCCGAACCGACCGAGACCGGCGAGCCGCAGGCCACGGACACCCCGGAGAAGCCAGAGACGCTTGAGACGGCCGAGACGCCGGAAACATCCAAACCTGCCGGGACATCCGACGTTGCCGAAGCCGTGGCCGCCGATACCCCGGATGCACTCCAGCCGCCTGTCGGCCCCGAAACAGAACCGCTTGCGAAACCGACCGACGACGCCGCACAGGGTCTGGATACCCCGGCGCCCTCATCCTGGGACGGCGGCGAGGCGATCGCGGCACTGGAAACCGAATCGGCCGAATCAGCGGAGCCCGCCGCAACGTCCGGGGTCTCAGACCCGTCAGTCCCAGAACCGCAAATCTCCGCCCCCCGGGTCGCGGCCCTCGCCCCGGTCGATGAGGCCGAGCCCGTCACGGCCACCGACATCACCACACCGGTCCCCAGGGTCCGGCCGGCCGATGTCCCGCGCGTCGCGGCACCGCCAATAAAGCCCGAACCCGCAAAGAAGACGGCGCCGCAGCCGAAGGCCGCCGTCAAGCCATCCCCCTCGCAGTCCGCCGCGCGCACGCCTCCCGCGGCTGCGCCCGCCGGCGAACAGGTCGGCGGCGCCGGCAGGCAGCCATCGGACGGCGGACGGCACCTCGTCTCTTCCTATGCCGGCCGTGTGGCCTCGCATCTGCAACGGCACAAGCGCTACCCGAAGGAGGCCGCCACCAGGCGCCTGTCGGGCACAGCGACCATCACCTTCACCATCGCCGCCAACGGCCAGGTGCGGGCCGCGCGCCTGTCGCGCAGTTCCGGAACGAGCGCCTTCGATCGCGAGGTCGTCGCGATGGTCGGCCGCGCCGCGCCGTTTCCACCGATCCCGCAGGCGCTCGGCAGAAGCACCATGACCTTCACCGTCCCCATTCGTTTCAAGCCGCGTTGA
- a CDS encoding antibiotic biosynthesis monooxygenase family protein gives MFIAMNRFKVVKGSEADFESVWRNRDSHLDDMPGFVEFHLLKGPERDDHTLYSSHTVWKDRDAFEAWTRSEAFRQAHKNAGSNKPLYLGHPEFEGFESVVDLKKTAAAA, from the coding sequence ATGTTCATCGCCATGAACCGTTTCAAGGTCGTCAAGGGCTCGGAAGCCGATTTCGAGAGCGTCTGGCGCAATCGCGACAGCCACCTCGACGACATGCCCGGCTTTGTCGAGTTTCATCTGCTGAAGGGGCCGGAACGGGACGATCACACGCTTTATTCTTCCCATACGGTCTGGAAGGACCGCGATGCCTTCGAGGCGTGGACCCGGTCCGAGGCCTTCCGCCAGGCGCACAAGAACGCCGGCAGCAACAAGCCGCTCTATCTCGGCCATCCCGAATTCGAAGGCTTCGAATCGGTGGTGGACCTGAAGAAGACAGCCGCGGCCGCCTGA
- a CDS encoding ABC transporter permease has product MDEVVFLSSLLAAGIRLAAPIALAAIGETLSERAGVINVGIEGIMLVGAFVAVLFAVYTGSPWVGLLAAIVAGVAMSGVHAYFVVRLKTEQIVSGIALLFLGLGLSGYGYRLTLGEAGAAVKIPGFRELDILGLADVPVIGPILFGQHALVYLAVASAIAMAYMFRATRLGVIIKAVGETPVAADSAGINVDRVRFLCVLVAGGFAGAGGAFLSTAHLWGFVENMTAGRGFLAIACVVFARWNPVAAVLVALVFGIADAAQIRLQTIFPAVPYQFFVIAPYVVAIVSLAVGSRSSRMPAALGIPFAKPR; this is encoded by the coding sequence ATGGATGAGGTGGTATTCCTGAGCTCGCTGCTCGCGGCCGGGATCCGGCTTGCCGCGCCGATCGCGCTCGCGGCTATCGGCGAGACGCTCTCGGAGCGGGCCGGAGTCATCAACGTGGGCATCGAGGGCATCATGCTGGTCGGCGCCTTCGTTGCCGTCCTGTTTGCCGTCTATACGGGAAGCCCATGGGTGGGCCTTCTGGCGGCGATCGTGGCCGGTGTCGCCATGTCCGGCGTGCATGCCTATTTCGTGGTGCGCCTCAAGACCGAGCAGATCGTGTCGGGGATCGCCCTCCTGTTCCTCGGCCTCGGCCTGTCCGGCTACGGCTATCGGCTGACGCTCGGCGAGGCGGGGGCGGCGGTCAAGATCCCCGGATTTCGCGAACTGGACATTCTCGGGCTCGCGGACGTCCCGGTGATCGGGCCCATCCTGTTCGGACAGCACGCGCTGGTCTATCTCGCGGTCGCGTCCGCAATTGCCATGGCCTACATGTTCAGGGCCACGCGGCTCGGTGTGATCATCAAGGCCGTCGGGGAGACGCCGGTTGCCGCGGATTCGGCGGGAATCAACGTCGACCGCGTCAGGTTCCTGTGCGTCCTGGTCGCCGGCGGATTCGCGGGCGCGGGCGGAGCGTTCCTGTCGACCGCGCACCTTTGGGGGTTCGTGGAGAATATGACCGCCGGACGTGGCTTCCTGGCCATCGCCTGTGTGGTCTTCGCGCGCTGGAATCCGGTGGCGGCCGTGCTGGTCGCGCTGGTCTTCGGCATCGCCGACGCGGCCCAGATCAGGTTGCAGACGATCTTTCCCGCGGTGCCCTACCAGTTCTTCGTGATCGCACCATACGTCGTGGCCATCGTCTCGCTGGCGGTCGGCTCGCGCAGCAGCCGGATGCCCGCGGCCCTCGGGATTCCCTTCGCCAAGCCGCGCTGA
- a CDS encoding ABC transporter permease has protein sequence MTGTELRKPALVAVAFLVAMVVIAILLAGANPADIVYGIVERALFTRAGLLEALMRTIPLTIMGLGIAIAFKARIFNIGMDGQLIAGSVVAVVAAPLLPANVAGIVLFLGLGFLGGAVWGGIAGGIKARFGGNEIIATIMLNYVAVQMLSWLVRGPLQEKMRIIPRTDAIDQALRLPVLFDGTRIHAGLIVAVLAVVVVALVVMRGRFGYRLAVVGSNDHAAQYAGISPSRMAATVLVISGALAGLAGAVEVAGLYGRLQEGFAPGFGIAAIAVALVARLNPLLVPVSAFGFSLLYSGLGALARNGVVPFPLINIMEGAIILIFLAASIALRRGPGGMRGASANG, from the coding sequence ATGACGGGGACCGAACTGCGGAAACCGGCGCTGGTCGCCGTGGCGTTTCTCGTCGCGATGGTCGTGATCGCGATCCTGCTCGCCGGCGCCAATCCGGCCGATATCGTCTACGGCATCGTCGAGCGGGCGCTGTTTACGCGCGCCGGCCTGCTCGAAGCCCTGATGCGCACGATTCCCCTCACCATCATGGGGCTTGGCATCGCAATCGCGTTCAAGGCGCGCATCTTCAACATCGGCATGGACGGCCAGCTGATCGCCGGCAGCGTTGTCGCCGTTGTCGCCGCGCCGCTTCTTCCCGCCAACGTCGCGGGGATCGTGCTCTTCCTGGGCCTCGGATTCCTGGGGGGCGCCGTCTGGGGCGGCATCGCCGGGGGCATCAAGGCGCGGTTCGGCGGCAACGAGATCATCGCGACGATCATGCTGAACTATGTTGCCGTGCAGATGCTGTCGTGGCTCGTACGCGGTCCGCTTCAGGAGAAGATGAGGATCATTCCGCGTACCGACGCGATCGACCAGGCGCTGCGGCTGCCGGTCCTATTCGACGGAACGCGGATACACGCGGGGCTGATCGTCGCCGTGCTGGCCGTGGTCGTCGTGGCGCTTGTCGTCATGCGCGGACGCTTCGGATACCGGCTCGCGGTCGTCGGGTCGAACGATCATGCCGCGCAGTATGCCGGGATCAGCCCGTCGCGCATGGCGGCGACGGTGCTGGTGATATCCGGCGCGCTGGCCGGACTGGCCGGCGCCGTCGAGGTGGCCGGACTGTACGGCCGTCTTCAGGAAGGGTTCGCGCCGGGCTTCGGCATCGCCGCGATAGCCGTGGCGCTGGTCGCTCGCCTCAATCCGCTTCTTGTTCCGGTGTCGGCGTTCGGTTTCTCGTTGCTGTACTCAGGCCTTGGCGCGCTGGCGCGCAACGGTGTTGTGCCGTTCCCGCTGATCAACATCATGGAGGGGGCGATCATCCTGATCTTCCTTGCGGCCAGCATCGCCTTGCGCCGCGGCCCGGGCGGAATGCGGGGGGCATCGGCCAATGGATGA